A region from the Colwellia sp. PAMC 21821 genome encodes:
- a CDS encoding MmcQ/YjbR family DNA-binding protein, whose translation MNYKEFNDFCHGLEATTYVVQWHNSHVWKVGGKVFAIGGLGKDDKPAFIFKTSELNFHFLSELPGYKPAPYFASRGMKWIQHYESTEYTDDDLSYYLKESYRLVSLGLTKKIQKELGLNQNH comes from the coding sequence ATGAATTATAAAGAATTTAATGATTTCTGCCACGGATTAGAAGCAACCACTTATGTGGTCCAATGGCATAATTCTCATGTATGGAAAGTCGGCGGCAAGGTTTTTGCTATCGGAGGGTTGGGAAAAGATGATAAACCAGCATTTATTTTTAAAACATCTGAACTTAACTTTCATTTTCTCAGTGAATTACCAGGATATAAACCGGCACCATATTTTGCTTCCCGAGGAATGAAATGGATACAACATTATGAAAGTACGGAATATACTGATGACGACTTATCATATTACCTTAAAGAGTCTTATCGACTTGTTTCATTAGGCCTAACAAAGAAAATACAAAAAGAGCTAGGCTTAAACCAAAACCATTAA
- a CDS encoding helix-turn-helix transcriptional regulator gives MIRFKLKELIAEKSFQEGRRVTIEEISKSTGIHRTTLSKLSNIKGYNASTDVLDKLCAFFDVKISDVAVFIKDE, from the coding sequence ATGATTAGATTTAAATTAAAAGAGTTAATTGCAGAAAAATCCTTTCAAGAAGGGCGCAGAGTTACGATTGAAGAGATCAGTAAATCAACTGGCATTCATAGGACGACCTTATCTAAGTTATCCAATATTAAAGGATATAACGCATCTACAGATGTCTTGGATAAATTATGTGCTTTCTTTGATGTGAAAATTTCAGATGTAGCTGTTTTTATTAAGGATGAATAG